TATAGAGCCCAGAAGTTCCATGCCTAGAAATCTACTCGAAGGAAAGGAAAGTGTACATTCACTCAAAGACTTTtatgtgaatgttcatagcatATTTGTAATAGCCCAAAACTGGTAACAATCCAAATGCTTATCACTGGAGAACGGAGAAACAGAATGTGGTCTGTCCGTACCATGGATACAGTTCAGCAGTAGAGAGCACCAAGCTGATGGTACATACCACAGGATGGGTGAAACATGCTAAGCTGAAAGGAGGCGGATGCGAAACTAAAAATTGTTTGATTCCACTTATAGGGAATGCCCAGAAAAGGCggattcatagagacagaaagtagatcgATGGTTGCGTGGGGCTGGGAGTGAGAATTGACTGCAAACAGGCTCAAGGAAGGTTGCGGCGGAAGGGTGGTCATGGAAATGTTaactggattgtggtgatggttgtataaatgtaaatgcattaaaaatgtaCTAAAACGTGAATCCTATCCTTCCAATGGGTGTACTTATGGTATGTAAAGTATACCTCAATACAGCTTTTTGATAAATGCATAAAGTTTGAAGGAACATGAGCGATAAAGGCAGATAGGTAATTGTAAAAGGTTATTTAAGTGCTCATTGAGGATTGAGGgaagttcattttttatttgactgtTTGATGCAGCAGGTGATTTTTGTATGTTCATGACTTATTTTCGGACAGTACACTCCGGAAGAGCGGGACCCCGTCCCGCTGAGCATCCACCACATGCCCGTCTGCGTCAGCTTTGCCTTCTTCCAGCAGGGGTGAGTCTCCGCGCGTGGGCCGAAGTGAGCAGCGCGGCTGGGGAGTGTGCTGTGGGCAAGTGAGCCAGCCCTCCTTCATGCTACAGCACCTCCCAGTCCAGAGAGAGCTGTGCATTTCTCACTTTAGCCCTTTCTTATAAGAGCTGTAGTTGGCAAAGAGCTTTCTCCATAGaagagacatttttcttttcatggcGTATCATAGATTTATGAGTTTACTACCACGTGGTAAATGCTTCTGTTTCCTGGAGATGTGCAGGTGTTTAGAGAATTGTATGCTCAGCTCTGATTTGGGGGAGTCGGGGGGAGAATCAGGATTAACGGAAGCAGGACTTTGGGACACGTTCAGTGGCGTCATTCTAGGAGCAGGCACGGGAAATGGTTCTCGCCTGGGAAAGCCGGCTCCTTCGGCTCCAGTTTCCTCACAATCCCTGCTGGCTCCTCCCACGGCAGCAAACCTGAGGGCCTGGGGCCATGCCGGTGCCTTCACATGAAAGCCTGGGCCTTACAGCTTTGAGAAACAAAGGGAGGTatacatattttaacagtttcatgAAAGAGAACCAGAGGAAAGCTTTCAGCTTTCAGTCATTATAGTGCAGAATTTCATTAGAGGGAAATGGAATGGCATCTTCAAGCAGAAATACGTGAATCATGTATGCAACTTAAATTTTCCCAGACATTGAAAAGGTAAAAGTaggtaaatttaatttttatatatttaattttacttaatatatCTAAGGTATTGCTTATTTTAATACGTAATCATTATCTTAAATTTGttcatgaaatacattttatttctactaAATCTTGAACTCCAGTGTTGTGCACTTAGCTTGGCCTCACCACATTTGAAGGGCTCAGCAAACAAGTGACTGAGGCGGCCATCAGACATACAGAATAGTGTCTAGGTGAGCCATTCCCAGAACCTGGAAGACATCCAGGGCACAGGCCATTAGGGAGACTCTAAGATTAACCAAATACCAAGTTTTACTAATGAGGCACAAGCTACTTAATCCAAGTGATCGCATTAGATTTTGAttgtatattatttaaataaaaactattatgAACTTGATTTTACTGGGATAGCTAGCAATATACACATAGCATTATTTTGGATTCATAAAAACAGACGTGCTCTTGTATCTTTTCCCATTAAAATGACTCAAATTCACAGGCGTAGGCCTTTACTGTGTTGACTTTATTAAtgccatctttaaaaaatatccgTTATCTTAACATGGACATGATTTGTTCAGGTCCATTTAACATTCCTTTCAGAACGTTTTTGTTGGTGGACCCCAGCGAGCGCGAGGAGCGTGTCATGGATGGCTTGCTGGTGATTGCCGTGAACAAGCACCGGGAGATTTGTACCATCCAGTCCAGCGGTGGGATAATGCTGCTAAATGAGCAAGTGAGTGCTGTGGTTAACATCCCCGCTAgaagctttttcttatttattttttttttaactaaagtcCAACAAGGGCATTTCTAGTGATTCATCCTCAGGTGTGTTGGAATCCGGTTTCAGTACTGTCATCTCCTGATGAGACTAGTtaccttcccccttccctctgcgcCCACGTATGGCCTCCGGAGTCTCACCCTCTAGGTACACTGTACTTTCCAGGGAGGAAAGAGGttcatatttctatttaaaaaagtGTCACAAATGGGAATTGGGTTAAAAGTAAAGTACTTTTAGAATTTGGGTATAATAAGCAGTTCTCAAACCCAGCTCCCTCTCAGAATCCCACgggcttttaaaaaagagattgcCAGGTACCGTAGGTGCAGGTGCCAGAGCACCGTCTGCTTGGTTGGAGCTCCAGCTCTGCGTCAGACTGGCCTTGGCGAATGATTTCCTATCTTCATGCCTCtgcttcttcatctgtaacatAGGGAGTAAGTTCCTAGTGACCCCTAATGGGTAGAAGAATATAAAGGTAAGTAGGTGTGTGGCACTGTAGCGTACGGTAAGTGTGCAGTACATGTAAGTTTTCTCATCACTGCATTCCCGGCTCCCTATCTCCAGAGACATCCATTGGGCCCCGACGCCCGAGAACCTGCCTTCTGAAAGCTTCAGGCATGCTCTGCGGCCTGGTGCCGTGGCTCGCTCACAGGCAGTCCATGCAGCGCGCACGTGTGCAGGCCGAATGGCCTCTTCGGGGTCTGTTAGTGCCGCGGGAatgtttctgggtctgttttcttAATGTGAGAGTCCTTCAGATATTCCAAAACAACTCACAGCTTGCTTTATTTTATGTCtacattacattatttttatatttggaagCAAAGGCAGGCTTAGGTTGTAAAGTTAGAAAAACTAATCTCGTTCTTGGTTTTCTTAGAGAAAGCTATTTGGTTAGTTGTCTTTAAATAACAGCTCATTTTTATGAACAGGTTTTGAGATGCAGTAAAATAGCTGGTGTGAAAGTAGCGGAAATCACAGAGCTAATCCAGAAGGCTTtggagaatgaccagaaagttcGGTAAGTTTAATTTTGTTAGGACCAAGTGgtctttttatagatttttctgtTAAGGATTCTTCTTGCACAGGGTAACCACACACTTTCCTTATCTGTTAATCTCAGTTGAATATACTAAATGATTTTTGAAAGTTGATTGAACTGTTCGTTGTATTGTATTCTAGCTTAAACAATCTGTATTGAAAAGCCacgtaatatttttctttaaaaaaattaacatgttcTTAGGAAAAAGAATCTGGTAACGCAAATTAACTGAAAGGACACACACTGGGTTGGTTCCCATCTTCTCCCCATGTGACATTACGCAGGACCTGTAGCCAGCATCAGGTCTTCTACAACACAGGAGGTTAATGCCGGCCTGTATGCTGGTTTGAGGAttagaaaaataacttatttaagcCCTTGGCAAGTGCCCAGCACATGGTTCAATACATGGTAATTACAGGAACTTGTATTATGTCTCTTGATAGGCATAATAAATTGTGAGGTTAAGTTACTCAAATAACTCTTCCAATATTTCTCACCAAAGGGTAAAATAGttaactgttttccttttttgtcttctcatccatctatcatccacccccatctctttcctccccccccccccccccccccaaataccaCACACAGGAAAGAAGGTGGAAAGTTTGGCTTTGCAGAGTCTATAGCAAAACAAAGGATCACAGCATTTAGAATGGAAAAGGCCCCTGTTGACACCTCTGACGTCGAGGAGAAAGCAGAAGAAGTCCTTTCTGCAGCGGACCCTCCTCCAGACGTGTATCTTTCCTGGGTGCTGGGGTTTGCTTTTCCAGTGGCAACAAGATTCATTCCACTGCGGCCTTCTTAGGCTGTGGAAGGGGTACATACTGACATTTCTCTGAAACACTgtactttgttaaaaaaaacatttaagataCCAGATAGTGAAGAGTCAGTAAGTTGATGGTCTAAGGTCCACCTTCTCTTCAGCTATCCTACAAAATCCAGAAAATTCTCTAATGAACCAATTCATAgcgtttcattttcttttgaaaaattagtCTTTAATCTCAATGGCATGGTCAAGCACTCTACActattacacattgtttttgaattttttctgCATTCACCAAATTTATTAGTATACAGCTGACATGTTCAGAGCCAGTCTCTTGATGTTCCTCACCATTATGTCCGTAACAATCTTGAGTTACGCTTTTTCTTCATTGTTCAGCCACCCATAGTATAGCTGCTAGTAAATTTATTCTCCTGAGACTTGGAGGCACACTTCTGTCTTAAGAAGAAAACTTCCTTTAACTGTTAAGTGTTTCTAAACCTGTGCTCTGGACTCCTGGTACTGCCCAGATTGGAGAAGGCGTGGAGAACTCCTGGGGTGACCTTGAAGACTCTGAGAAGGAAGACGAGGATGAAGGTGGCAGCGATGAAGCCATCATTCTCGATGGTGTGAGGACGGACGTGGGAATGGAAGTCTCCAATACTGGAAGCCAAGGTGGGTGTACTTTATGGtaggctagaggcccaatgcacgaaaatcgtgcaagggtaggccttccttccctggctgctggcaccggctttgCTCCGATTGCCAGCAggcatccgggacccaggcttccctccaggacCCAGGTGTCCCTAtgaccctggctttgtccagaatgatgtcgggtctaattagcatattacccttttattatagatattatgtagacatgtaaattatatatttagtcATATGTAAATAGAATCTGTCCCTATTTATAGATTAAAGTACCACTAAGATagggatttatttttatattagcaGTTCCTGTTTTTAGAGGAACTGAATTTCAACTAAACTGTTGAAGCTAACTGCATTAACTCCAATTCTTTTCTAAAAGAATATGCTTATGTTTGTGGAGCAGTGGTAGCTCTTTGGTATGTAAATGTAGttgcatttttaatgttttgttctcttttatgTGTACCTATCTGGGCCAGTTTTAAGGAGGTTTCTTAAAGATCTTATTCCTGCATGCTAatttttctttgtagtttttaGAAACGTAAAGGCTATAACATAAGAGTGCATTCAAATAGAACTTTCTACAGGACCAGAATGTCCTACATCTACACCGTCTAATACAACAGGTCCACTAGCCACCCACACGCAGCTGTTGAGCACTGAAATGTTGGCTTGTGTGACCGAGGAACTGAAttctaaattttacttatttttttgttaatcctcacctgaggatattttttccattgatttttagagtggaagggagggagagagagacagacatagatgtgaaagagacacatcgattggttgcttcctgcaccaaCTGAGGCTGAGGATCGAATTTggaacccaggtacgtgcctttgaccgggaACACTTATTCCTGGCTCCTACATTGGTACAAAATCCTAGGATTACCTGGAAAACGTGTAGTCCTAGGTGTTTCTTGCATTCTGAAATACGTAGAACTGGAGAAATTGTTTCTTCTTTCAAGAAAACCaacttcagccctaaccggtttggctcagtggatagagtgtcagcctgcggactcaagggtcccaggttcgattccggtcaagggcatgtaccttggttgtgggcacatccccagtagggggtgtgcaggaggcagctgatcgatgtttctctcccatcaatgtttctctctatccctctcccttcctctctgtaaaaaatcaataaaatatattaaaaaaaagaaaagaaaaccaacttCATGCTTGGCCCACACTAGAAAATAAACATGAGTTGTTTTTCATATGAGGAGGAATCTAGGCATTAGGTGGGCAGGGAACTAAAGGATGCACTCATGGCGTCTGTGATGCACAGGCCGGCCTGCCTTTCAGGAATTTAGTGCCTGTGAGCATGACTGAGCTTGCTGGGTTttgtagaaaaaatattcccattGATGAGACCTTTATTCACTGTCCCAGGGGTCACTCTGTTCGGCATCACTCTTCCAGAGCTTGGTCTAgatatttactactagaggcccaatgcacaaaaatcgtgcacttggggagggtccctcagtctggcctgtgccctcttgcagtccgggagccctcgggggatgtccagctaatggcttaggcccactccctaagccggcagttggacatctttagtgctgctgcagaggcagggagaggctcctgccaccactgctgcgctcgccagccatgagcccggcttctggctgggcAGCACTCCtcgtgttgagcatctgccccctggtggttagtgcacatcatagcgaccagttgttctgccatccggtcaatttgcatattaaccttttattatataggatgtaatttCAGCATATAAGCTGCTTCCACAGTGAGACCATAAATGAAGCTTTAGACTCcatataattacatatacatCAGCCAGTCTTTAATGCTGCATAGAATTCTGTAGTGTTGAATGTTACTAGTTGGTTTAGTTGTTCCCGTATTGATATACTGTTTCAGTGCAACAgtgagcatcctttcatatgtcCCTTTATATATTTGTGAACTGTTTTTCTAAGATTAATAAGACTAACTGCTAGAATATTCAGTTGCTAGCTTCAAGAGTAATATTTTCAACTGAATGATAAAAGTGGACCTAAGACAGTTTGGAGGACAGAGCAGGTAAAGCCTTTTGAAAGCATATAAACAAAGTGAGAAACTAACTGAAAACTCAAAACATAAAGACCTGATAACCAACAACCAACTGGGAAAAGGGATAATTCACATTATATATCATTAACGAAGGCTCAGGAGAAACTACAAAGTAATTCTCACATATAAATGGCCAGTTACATATGCCAACCCTGGTAGTAATGAAGGAAATGAATTCAAAGCAAAAGGATGAGAGCATTTTTGGACTGCTGTATTGGGCAATATTAAAAATACCAGCATTGGCAAGGTTGTATGGGAAAGTGGGTTTTTCATAGACTATTTCCTGGAATGAAAATTGGAACAATATTTATGGAGGGGTTTGGCAGTATTTTTGGGGATGTATATATACCTTTTGACCCAACTATGCTTCTAGGTATTTCCTTTACAGTGTTTATAATAgggagaaatgaaaaatttagaTTTCTAAAATTAGCAAATTCTAAGATAAATTGTGGTACCTTACAGAGTGGCACGGGCACTTTGATGGCATCTTGTTTCCAAATTGGTTCTACAAGatgatacacagacacacacacccctataGATAGAGATTTCCCCTAACTTCTATTATGAATGTACTGAATGGTGATGTAATTAAACACGTTTGGGGAATCAAGCACATACTGTTTCAAAGCTCCAAGAAGTTACCTAAGGGAAGGAAAGAACCAAGTAGCCTGGCAGCCCGACCGAGTAGCCCGGGCTCTAGCTGTATGGAAGTCTTAGAATTGCTGCTATGGAAACCAATTTGGAAACTTTTAAAGAGATTACGGGCCCACTTCAGAGATACTGAGGGTCTGCTTCCAGACCTTCCCAATACAGCGAGTTACTAATTGTTTTGTTTCTCAGTAAATAgacaatgtacataccttaacTTAAAAACAACGTATTGCTCAGAAATGCTAACCGTCATCTGTGCCTGTACTCACATTGCTTCCTGAACATTTTCTTAAAGAGGCCCCTATTGTGCTGTCAGACAGTGAAGAAGAAGAAACGATCATTTTAGAACCAGACAAGAATCCGAAGAAAATAAGGTAACGGTTtctggcttgtttgtttttttttctactgtaAACAAAGAGATGTCTCTTCCTCATTAGAAATCTAGCTGGTCTTTGGTTTCTTAACCTGAAGTGTATAAATATTAGGACCTAATTCTATAGAATTGTTTGGATGCCTTTCAGAGTCACTATTTTACTGTCGTAGTCAGCAAGTGTTATATCCTACTGGGGAAAAGGCAGGCCTCCTATTTTTGTGCACAGTGGGGTGAAGCAACTTCTAGTACTAGTGTTGTTTGTAAACTCTTAATTGACTTTATTCACAGAACACAGACCATCAGtgcaaaacaagaaaaagcacCAACTACAACACCtgtgaaaaagagaagaaagaagagaactgCAAATTAAAGCTCACGTGGTTGTATCTGTGTACAGAACTATTAAAAGGATATTTATTTAAGTGCTAGCCACCTGGAACGTTTTTTATTCACAAATCCATTATAAAATCTAGTCACTTCCTTCGTTTTTACATTATGCTCTTGACAAACCTTCTGGAAAACTTCGCAGGTTTTAAGTAACTGCCACTTCAGCCGTGTCCAGGTGAGTGTCCAGGTGAGCGAGGAGTGGAGGGCCTTCCCTGGTGTGCCCCAAGGACCACGACTGGTCAGCAAGCAGGTCCACTCCCGACACCTGGGTTATGCGAGCCAGCAACTGGTCGGATGCTCAGGAAAGTGAATGTCAGAACTACTGTCTGTTTTCCCGAAACTATAAGGTAGTTGAGGTCTTTTAAATTTCAGGAGAACCCTTTCCAGTCCCCATAGGAGAAATTAACTTTTCGGTGAAACCCTGAAGTCAAATTTTTACCTCAAATTAAAATTGACTTACAAACTAAGTTTTCCAGATCAATTTATTAATTCTTATTCTTATTATCCTGACAGCTGGCATCATTAATACTTTAACAAAACCACTCATAATCAGCCACATATCTAAGATACGCTAGTACATGTAcaaaagatatacaaattaaaaccattaaaaaggaaTAGAGACCATAATTTGTACTTGACCATAACTTCTGTATTCAGAAATGattgtaaaattaaaactttaaaaactgtACACATATACGTTGATTTAACCCTTAGAAAACAAAGTCAGTCTTTCACTGTTACACATGTAGTGTCTCTGGTGGGATGAGGAGAGAAACACCATGGTACCTGTAAGCAGGAAAAAATCCACTTTTAGTAAACATTCACTGAGTGAAGGAATATACTAGGATCTAAAAAATGCTACTTCTACCTGAGTAAGCAAATGATTACAAAACATACACGCATGccccttccctcttctccctcaAATACAGGACAGACACAGCCCCTAAGGATCATTCCAGTTAAGCGCATGTGCCTCAGTAATAGGCTCAGTCctggcccatgtgggaggcaaccagtcaatgtgtctcacatcaatgtttctccatctctccccctcccttgacTCTCTAAAaaccatggaaaaaatatcctctggtgaggactaacaacaaggtttggctcagtgggtagagttgttggcctatggactgaagggtcctgggctcgattctggtcaagggcacatgcctgggttgcaggctcgatccccagcaggggtgtgccggaggcggccgatcagtgattctcattgatTGAATGTCCCGTCTTACTTGGAGTGCTTGTACTTTTCCCTGACGGACTGCTGCGCGTGCTGCGGCGCTCTGAGGTAGGTCTGGTGCAGGTCCAGGAGGCAGGGCTTCAGACTCTCCAGGGTGTAGCCAGTCTTCTGTGCCAGAGACTCAGGCTGCAGAGGGAGCGGAACACCAGTTTCAGTACTAACAGCACCTGGCAGGTCTACCAGCATTCTAAGTCAGCACTGCACACTTCTATGCTGACTTGGATCGAGTTCGACTACTTTCCCGGCAGCAGGTTGGGGGGCAATGCTTTCAGCACACCTTTGAAATCCAAGCAACAACCCAGCTTTCTACCTAACAAACACGCCTAAACTTGAACAGTTTCCCAGGTCAGTCCGTTAATGGCAAAAGCGGTTAAGACCCAAGGTAGGTGTGTGGTGACTGATACATACCCAGCTTTGTCCTGTGACTGTGTAGAGTGCTAGATGAAAGGCCGCTCCGGCAATAACTGATGGCAAATACTTAAGGTAGGGGTCAGCGTCTATCAAACTTAACTCTCCCAGAAACTGGAATGAAAAGTAATACGCTTTAGAGTCAGAAGAGCTCTAGAATTCAAGCCTCACATCTCTGCCTCTGACCTATTTTCCCCTCAAGACTGGTTGCAGAGCAACCACAGGGAAAAAAATTCCCATCGCCTCGTCTTTTAGATACATTCACTATCTTAAGTGTTTtccattctcttcctctttcctcttaaTAACTTTTTATAATCCCCacccaaataaaatatatattatagagaggaagggagagagataaacatctatgtgagagaaacatcaatcggttgtaTTCCATATGCGCTCCgatgggatcaaacccaaaacctaggtatgtgccctggctgggaattgaacccccaaccttttggtgttcgGGACGAGAGCCAAGCCCCTGAGACACCCAGCCAGAGCacttttaataactttaaaaataatcttctgGCTACCATCTACCAAGACTTTATTTCTATTATCTTTTGCCAGTGGTAGTCTTTCTTCCATACTCCAGCATGAATCTGTCCCTGGAATATTAAATCCCTTGACCAGAGCTGCATAATAAAACCAGGGCTTGTCCCTAATTGTGACCTAACAACCTTGCATCAACAAAATGAACTTACCATCGCTAAACTTTCAACCTTGCAGTTGGAAGGCTGCTGGTGCAGAAAGTACTGGGT
The sequence above is a segment of the Myotis daubentonii chromosome 5, mMyoDau2.1, whole genome shotgun sequence genome. Coding sequences within it:
- the EXOSC9 gene encoding exosome complex component RRP45 isoform X1; the encoded protein is MKETPLSNCERRFLLRAIEERKRLDGRQTYDYRSLRISFGADYGCCVVELGKTRVLGQVSCELVSPKLNRATEGILFFNLELSQMAAPAFEPGRQSDLLVKLNRLLERCLRNSKCIDTESLCVVAGEKVWQIRVDLHLLNHDGNIIDAASIAAIVALCHFRRPDVSVQGDEVTLYTPEERDPVPLSIHHMPVCVSFAFFQQGTFLLVDPSEREERVMDGLLVIAVNKHREICTIQSSGGIMLLNEQVLRCSKIAGVKVAEITELIQKALENDQKVRKEGGKFGFAESIAKQRITAFRMEKAPVDTSDVEEKAEEVLSAADPPPDVVSKPVLWTPGTAQIGEGVENSWGDLEDSEKEDEDEGGSDEAIILDGVRTDVGMEVSNTGSQEAPIVLSDSEEEETIILEPDKNPKKIRTQTISAKQEKAPTTTPVKKRRKKRTAN
- the EXOSC9 gene encoding exosome complex component RRP45 isoform X2, whose protein sequence is MKETPLSNCERRFLLRAIEERKRLDGRQTYDYRSLRISFGADYGCCVVELGKTRVLGQVSCELVSPKLNRATEGILFFNLELSQMAAPAFEPGRQSDLLVKLNRLLERCLRNSKCIDTESLCVVAGEKVWQIRVDLHLLNHDGNIIDAASIAAIVALCHFRRPDVSVQGDEVTLYTPEERDPVPLSIHHMPVCVSFAFFQQGTFLLVDPSEREERVMDGLLVIAVNKHREICTIQSSGGIMLLNEQVLRCSKIAGVKVAEITELIQKALENDQKVRKEGGKFGFAESIAKQRITAFRMEKAPVDTSDVEEKAEEVLSAADPPPDVVSKPVLWTPGTAQIGEGVENSWGDLEDSEKEDEDEGGSDEAIILDGVRTDVGMEVSNTGSQEHRPSVQNKKKHQLQHL